In Methylobacterium sp. WL1, the sequence TCAGGATCGCTCCCAGAAAGCCCATCTGGATCGACGTGCCGATGCCGACGCCCAGGGCGATCAGCGCGTCCCGCCCGTCGGCCAGCACGGCCTGCCACACCATCAGGGCGCTGCCGAACAGGGTGATGTGCATCAGCCAGTAGACACGGTCGCTCGCGAAGGTGGCCGCGTACGGGGCGGGGCTGTGCCACAACCAGAGCACCATCGCGAAGACCAGCCCCGCGACGACGGGGCCTGGGCGTCGCGTGCCCGCCGCCTGCCGGCCGATCAGCGCTCCGAACGCCAGGACCGGGCGTCCCAGGATGATGAGGGGCGCACCGATGAGGGAGATCACCATGTGCTGGCCGACCCGGGCGGAGAAGAGCGCCACGGAGAGGGCGCAGAGCGGCGACACCAGGGCCAGGCCGGTGATACCCCAGCCGGCGAGGAACGAAGCGCGCTCCCCGCGGCTCAGCCGGGCACGGGTGCTGCCCACTCCGTACAACCCCGCGATCACCAGGAGGACCGCGATCAGGACCGGGTCGAGGTTCCAGTGCGCCATCAGCGTGCCCGGATCGGGCGGGCTGCCACAATAGGGGATCTGCGCCGGCATCGTGCGCCTCATCTCTTGGAAAACGATCGGCTGGAGCACGCGCCGCCGAGGCGGATACCAGTCCGGCGCAGGCGAGCGCGTCGAATCGAGGATTGGGAACGGCTCTAGAGGGCAGCGACGCCCGCTTCGGCCACGGCTTGGTCCTGCTTCGAGAACCCGCCGCTGACACCGACGGCGCCGATCACCGT encodes:
- a CDS encoding cytochrome c oxidase assembly protein, which encodes MPAQIPYCGSPPDPGTLMAHWNLDPVLIAVLLVIAGLYGVGSTRARLSRGERASFLAGWGITGLALVSPLCALSVALFSARVGQHMVISLIGAPLIILGRPVLAFGALIGRQAAGTRRPGPVVAGLVFAMVLWLWHSPAPYAATFASDRVYWLMHITLFGSALMVWQAVLADGRDALIALGVGIGTSIQMGFLGAILTFAGRPLFADHLLTAPIWGYTPLEDQQLGGVLMWVPGCSIFVMAACLSLGQLMRSAGPARNVPAA